The Streptomyces achromogenes genome window below encodes:
- a CDS encoding ROK family transcriptional regulator: MKRGTSRDIRTANRYEVLRQIIAASPTSRQELAAATGLSLATVATLVGELLDLHMITEVGFEDSAGGRPRGLVAVNASGGALIGVDIAETYVHVELFDLALNVLARAAENMRPGESRPEQVVGHVAAAAGSVVAQAGVEAARVLGVGVSVPGQVDRATGVSAYAPNWDWHDVPLLDLLSEHIAYPLYLDNPLRAGAVAELWFGAARGHANAVVVNLGTGVGAGLVLGGGLHRGVSNSAGEWGHTTLVLDGRPCRCGNHGCVETYVGAPGIMQNLRELSPHSPLLHPDDQTATIDALAAGIAAQDPDAVGAVRETARYLGAGIANLVNLVNPEVVVLSSWVAARLGEPLLEEVREAVARHALQRPLAASRIVLSPIPTDPACLGAATFALEGALQSVGQRGVRRTAPARVRSRIAPAPDPAHRTARRADTTRPTHPHGPHGPHGPHDEEGSQP; the protein is encoded by the coding sequence ATGAAGCGCGGCACGTCACGTGACATCCGCACCGCGAACCGCTACGAAGTGCTGCGTCAGATCATCGCCGCCTCGCCCACCTCCCGGCAGGAGCTCGCGGCCGCCACCGGCCTGTCGCTCGCCACCGTCGCCACGCTCGTCGGCGAGCTGCTCGATCTCCACATGATCACGGAGGTCGGGTTCGAGGATTCGGCGGGCGGCCGCCCCCGGGGACTCGTGGCCGTCAACGCGTCGGGGGGCGCGTTGATCGGCGTGGACATCGCGGAGACCTACGTCCATGTCGAGCTGTTCGATCTGGCGCTGAACGTGCTCGCCCGCGCCGCGGAGAACATGCGGCCCGGCGAGAGCCGCCCCGAGCAGGTGGTCGGCCACGTCGCCGCCGCCGCGGGTTCGGTGGTCGCCCAGGCCGGGGTCGAGGCCGCCCGGGTGCTCGGCGTCGGGGTGAGCGTGCCGGGACAGGTGGACCGGGCCACCGGCGTCTCCGCGTACGCGCCCAACTGGGACTGGCACGACGTGCCGTTGCTCGACCTGCTCTCCGAGCACATCGCGTATCCGCTGTACCTGGACAACCCGCTGCGCGCGGGCGCGGTCGCCGAGCTGTGGTTCGGGGCGGCGCGCGGGCACGCGAACGCCGTGGTGGTCAACCTGGGGACCGGCGTGGGCGCCGGACTGGTGCTGGGCGGCGGGCTGCACCGCGGGGTCAGCAACAGCGCCGGCGAGTGGGGGCACACGACACTCGTGCTCGACGGCCGGCCGTGCCGCTGCGGCAACCACGGCTGCGTCGAGACGTATGTCGGCGCACCCGGCATCATGCAGAACCTGCGTGAACTCAGCCCGCACAGCCCGCTGCTGCACCCCGACGACCAGACCGCCACCATCGACGCCCTGGCCGCCGGGATCGCCGCGCAGGACCCCGACGCCGTCGGGGCGGTCCGGGAAACAGCCCGTTACCTCGGCGCCGGCATCGCCAACCTGGTCAACCTCGTCAATCCCGAGGTGGTCGTACTGAGCAGCTGGGTGGCCGCCCGGCTCGGCGAGCCCCTCCTGGAGGAGGTGCGCGAGGCCGTGGCCCGGCATGCGCTGCAGCGCCCCCTGGCCGCCAGCAGGATCGTCCTCTCCCCCATCCCCACCGACCCTGCCTGTCTGGGCGCCGCGACGTTCGCGCTCGAAGGGGCGCTGCAGTCGGTCGGTCAGCGGGGCGTCAGGCGCACCGCGCCAGCCCGCGTGAGGAGCCGCATCGCACCGGCCCCTGACCCGGCGCACCGCACCGCCCGCCGAGCCGACACAACCCGCCCGACGCACCCCCACGGCCCGCACGGCCCGCACGGCCCGCACGACGAGGAAGGGAGCCAGCCCTGA
- a CDS encoding FAD-binding protein, producing the protein MTETVTNWAGNITFAAKEVHRPHSLDALRSLVAAAGQVRVLGSGHSFNRIAEPGGEGVLLSLGALTGGVEVDTVARTVRVGGGVRYAELARRVHEHGLALANMASLPHISVAGSVATGTHGSGVGNGSLASSVREVEVVTADGSTVVLERGDERFGGAVTSLGALGVVTALVLDLEPAFRVEQHLFTELPLEGLDFETVAGAAYSVSLFTDWDAPGFRQVWLKRRTDEPLADFPWAAPAVRALHPVPGMPAVNCTEQLGVPGPWHERLPHFRAEFTPSSGNELQSEYLLPRRHAVAALRAIDAIRQTVSSVLQICEVRTVAADEQWLSPSYGRDTVAVHFTWIEDTASVLPAVRAVEAALEPFDPRPHWGKVFETPAATVRGRYPRMDDFTALARALDPAGKFANDFVRDVLGN; encoded by the coding sequence ATGACCGAAACCGTTACGAACTGGGCCGGCAACATCACCTTCGCCGCCAAGGAGGTGCACCGTCCGCACTCGCTCGACGCGCTCAGGTCGCTCGTGGCGGCTGCCGGACAGGTGCGGGTGCTGGGCAGCGGGCATTCGTTCAACCGGATCGCCGAGCCGGGCGGCGAAGGGGTGCTGCTGTCGTTGGGCGCCCTGACCGGCGGGGTCGAGGTGGACACGGTGGCACGGACCGTGCGGGTCGGGGGCGGGGTCCGGTACGCCGAGCTGGCGCGCCGCGTCCACGAGCACGGGCTCGCGCTGGCGAACATGGCCTCCCTTCCGCACATCTCGGTCGCCGGGTCGGTGGCGACCGGCACGCACGGCTCGGGCGTCGGCAACGGCTCGCTCGCCTCGTCGGTACGGGAGGTGGAGGTCGTCACCGCGGACGGCTCCACCGTCGTCCTCGAGCGCGGCGACGAGCGGTTCGGCGGGGCCGTCACCTCGCTGGGCGCCCTCGGAGTGGTGACCGCGCTGGTCCTGGACCTGGAGCCCGCGTTCCGGGTGGAACAGCATCTGTTCACCGAACTCCCGCTGGAGGGGCTGGACTTCGAGACGGTGGCCGGGGCGGCGTACAGCGTGAGCCTGTTCACCGACTGGGACGCGCCCGGGTTCCGGCAGGTGTGGCTGAAGCGGCGCACGGACGAACCGCTCGCCGACTTCCCGTGGGCCGCCCCTGCCGTGCGGGCACTGCATCCGGTACCGGGGATGCCGGCCGTCAACTGCACCGAGCAGCTCGGCGTGCCGGGTCCCTGGCACGAGCGGCTGCCGCACTTCAGGGCGGAGTTCACCCCGAGCAGTGGGAACGAGCTGCAGAGCGAGTACCTGCTGCCGCGCCGGCACGCCGTCGCGGCCTTGCGGGCGATCGACGCGATCAGGCAGACGGTCTCCTCCGTCCTGCAGATCTGCGAGGTGCGGACGGTGGCCGCCGACGAGCAGTGGCTGAGCCCCTCCTACGGACGGGACACCGTGGCCGTCCACTTCACCTGGATCGAGGACACGGCGTCCGTGCTGCCCGCGGTGCGCGCCGTGGAGGCGGCGCTCGAGCCGTTCGATCCGCGCCCCCACTGGGGCAAGGTGTTCGAGACGCCCGCCGCGACGGTGCGCGGGCGCTATCCCCGGATGGACGACTTCACGGCTCTGGCCCGCGCGCTGGATCCGGCCGGGAAGTTCGCCAACGACTTCGTGCGGGACGTCCTGGGAAACTGA
- a CDS encoding radical SAM protein produces the protein MGSRTALVEDLMERFPHVPREAVFKEDLLRGGVAFDPSALSDNESGEVKPKSYFIFSFDHSTLPELGEAALRRPPEEIILTGGPYDLRRTVVSVRVNPSSPYRVAADDEGLLGLYLDGGRIADVGVPPMPEYYRHKLSNGKSVMEVAPTIQWGYLIYLTVFRVCQYFGAKEECQYCDINHNWRQHKAAGRPYTGVKDVDEVLEALEIIDRYDTQKASTAYTLTGGAITKTVGGRDEADFYGRYAKAIEERFPGRWIGKVVAQALPRDDVQRFKDYGVRIYHPNYEVWDRRLFELYCPGKERYVGRDEWHRRILDSADVFGARNVIPNFVAGVEMAEPFGFTTVDEAIASTTEGLRFFMSHGITPRFTTWCPEPTTPLGKANPQGAPLEYHIRLLQAYRAAMDEFGLSSPPGYGPPGPGRAVFSVSSFMDSLPVQDAATV, from the coding sequence ATGGGCAGCCGTACCGCGCTGGTCGAGGATCTGATGGAGCGGTTTCCGCATGTTCCGCGGGAGGCCGTTTTCAAGGAGGACCTGCTGCGCGGAGGCGTGGCCTTCGACCCCTCGGCACTCAGCGACAACGAGTCGGGCGAGGTCAAGCCGAAGTCCTACTTCATCTTCTCCTTCGACCACAGCACCCTGCCCGAGCTGGGCGAGGCCGCGCTGCGTCGCCCGCCGGAGGAGATCATCCTCACCGGAGGCCCCTACGACCTGCGGCGCACGGTCGTCTCGGTCCGGGTGAACCCGTCCTCGCCGTACCGCGTCGCCGCGGACGACGAGGGGCTGCTCGGGCTCTACCTCGACGGCGGCCGCATCGCCGACGTGGGGGTGCCGCCGATGCCGGAGTACTACCGGCACAAGCTCTCCAACGGGAAGTCCGTCATGGAGGTCGCGCCCACCATCCAGTGGGGCTACCTCATCTATCTGACCGTTTTCCGGGTGTGTCAGTACTTCGGCGCCAAGGAGGAGTGCCAGTACTGCGACATCAACCACAACTGGCGCCAGCACAAGGCGGCCGGCCGGCCCTACACGGGCGTCAAGGACGTCGACGAGGTCCTCGAGGCGCTGGAGATCATCGACCGCTACGACACCCAGAAGGCCTCCACCGCCTACACGCTCACCGGCGGCGCCATCACCAAGACCGTCGGCGGGCGCGACGAGGCCGACTTCTACGGCCGCTACGCCAAGGCCATCGAGGAGCGCTTCCCGGGCCGCTGGATCGGCAAGGTCGTCGCCCAGGCGCTGCCCCGCGACGACGTACAGCGCTTCAAGGACTACGGGGTGCGGATCTACCACCCCAACTACGAGGTGTGGGACCGGCGTCTGTTCGAGCTGTACTGCCCGGGCAAGGAGCGCTACGTCGGCCGCGACGAGTGGCACAGGCGGATCCTCGACTCGGCGGACGTCTTCGGCGCGCGCAACGTCATCCCCAACTTCGTCGCGGGGGTCGAGATGGCCGAGCCGTTCGGCTTCACGACCGTCGACGAGGCCATCGCCTCCACGACGGAGGGGCTGCGCTTCTTCATGTCGCACGGCATCACGCCCCGCTTCACCACCTGGTGCCCGGAACCCACCACCCCGCTCGGCAAGGCCAACCCGCAGGGCGCGCCGCTGGAGTACCACATCCGGTTGCTGCAGGCCTACCGCGCCGCCATGGACGAGTTCGGGCTCTCCTCGCCGCCCGGCTACGGCCCGCCGGGGCCCGGCCGCGCGGTGTTCTCCGTGAGTTCCTTCATGGACAGTCTTCCGGTGCAGGACGCGGCGACCGTATAG